One Nitrospirota bacterium DNA window includes the following coding sequences:
- the chrA gene encoding chromate efflux transporter: MITPSLKELSLAFLRLGLTAFGGPAMVAHIKEVSVNKKVWLDEETFDNGVALCQSIPGATAMQTSAYVGLKARGVIGALISYVSFGLPAFILMVILSAAYMKYHDLSRVISILSGLKVIVIAIILSAVYYFGRGLFKDYRTVLIAVLSALLFGFGVNPFIVIAGAGVLGSIVLENRQENSTPYISLPFKGRARVGMGFLILTLIFFFLAVLYFFDPNLFRLAAIMLRIDLFAFGGGFASLPLMLHEVVNVRGWMDSKTFMDGIALGQVTPGPIVITAAFVGYLLYGLSGAIVSTIAILSPSFLILIISAPYFDRVNNSLYFKGAVTGVLSSFVGLLIYLAINFSLVIQWDIERILLGTAVLTALLLKIDILYVILAGGIISLVLF; the protein is encoded by the coding sequence ATGATAACACCGTCGCTGAAAGAACTTTCATTAGCCTTTCTCAGGCTTGGACTCACGGCCTTTGGCGGGCCTGCAATGGTTGCCCATATCAAAGAAGTATCAGTAAATAAAAAAGTCTGGCTTGATGAGGAGACATTTGACAATGGCGTGGCCTTATGTCAGTCAATCCCAGGGGCTACTGCCATGCAGACATCTGCTTATGTAGGATTAAAGGCAAGAGGCGTTATTGGCGCACTAATTTCTTATGTCAGCTTTGGTCTGCCTGCATTTATCCTAATGGTGATACTTTCCGCTGCATACATGAAATATCATGACTTGTCACGGGTAATATCTATTTTAAGCGGATTAAAGGTAATCGTTATAGCAATAATACTGAGTGCAGTCTACTACTTTGGCAGGGGTTTGTTTAAGGATTACAGGACAGTGTTGATAGCGGTATTATCTGCTCTGCTATTCGGGTTTGGTGTAAACCCGTTTATCGTGATTGCAGGAGCTGGTGTGTTGGGGAGTATTGTGTTGGAGAATAGACAAGAAAACTCCACTCCATATATTTCCCTCCCCTTCAAGGGGAGGGCCAGGGTGGGGATGGGGTTCCTCATCTTAACCTTAATCTTTTTCTTCCTCGCCGTACTTTATTTTTTTGACCCAAACCTCTTCAGACTTGCTGCAATCATGTTACGCATTGACCTGTTCGCTTTTGGCGGCGGGTTTGCATCACTGCCGCTAATGCTGCATGAGGTTGTGAATGTTAGAGGATGGATGGACAGCAAGACCTTTATGGATGGGATAGCACTTGGACAGGTAACACCGGGCCCAATTGTAATTACTGCTGCATTTGTGGGATATTTATTATACGGCTTGTCAGGGGCAATTGTTTCAACCATTGCAATCCTATCTCCTTCTTTCCTGATATTAATTATATCTGCACCATACTTCGACAGGGTCAATAATTCTTTATACTTTAAGGGGGCTGTCACGGGAGTTCTATCATCATTCGTTGGCCTTCTTATCTACTTAGCAATAAATTTTTCATTAGTCATCCAGTGGGACATTGAAAGGATATTATTGGGAACGGCTGTCTTAACTGCACTGCTCCTGAAAATTGATATTCTTTATGTTATTCTTGCAGGAGGAATAATTTCGCTGGTTCTTTTTTAA